Proteins encoded within one genomic window of Couchioplanes caeruleus:
- a CDS encoding MMPL family transporter — MARFRWAVLVCTVAAVAAAGAWGTGVFDKLSEGGYTDPGSESSRATEVAAAELGMQSGDVVVIYRPAKGTIDDAALGHGIEKRLDALPESAVTAVTGYWPGKVAQYAAADRKSAVAVLTLAGADDGEKLAAYREIDDKLTVPDATVQLAGGIPLADASGTRSTRDLAFAEAISLPVVLILLLFIFGSLVAASLPVLVGGCAVLGSLGVLHAIASGHDVNPFAVNVASLLGLGMAIDYGLFMVGRFREEQSSGRTPAQAVTRTVATAGRTVLFSACLLMIALSGLLFFPQGFLKSLAYGGLAAVALAALLSLTLLPALLAVLGHRVDKLPVRLPRRRGGRPEGTGWAALAGFVLRRPVLVALPILAGLAVLAAPIHGVQFGENDERVLPAADPARRAIETLKTDFPVLSSAGIQIVLHGTGEAPKDAPAFADKVAKIPGVAAVTPTGAGGKAVTYTATLTATDPFGPQARTAVERIRDLPPPAGARVLVGGTTARSVDSLSATADRLPQMIGLLVGATLLLMFLAFGSILLPVKAVLMSAVSLGSTFGILVWIFQDGHGADLLRITPAPLEVGIVILMAAVVFGLSTDYEVFLLSRMVEARTRGASTAEAVTTGLARTGRVISAAAVLLIVVTGAFALSSVTTMRFIGIGMIVALFLDATVVRMLLVPAVLRLLGDAAWWAPGPLRRLQERAGLAEYEDELYPTVSAGRHAARALPPASPSHAEDLPSPAVLGSAMPEVAAMVTPRLPSLSPSPSSPSSPSPSPSPAAPALGGGWVFGAVVPGLPTAGSAPVPMPERVTLEEQVPGLPSPATAPSPAAAPSPATTPSPAAAPFPAAAWFPAAASFPAAAPLPAARPENFAAVPLPRRPVPPGDLPRRPVPPVAPPAAPVSPPAVPVSRPAVPVSSPAAPVSPPAGPAFFGPVRATAPVPRTPPDRPLVSPAPAAAPPPAPPATRPADAEFAPDPLVRGRRPRDLSELAPVADLPSRRGPAS; from the coding sequence TACTGGCCCGGCAAGGTCGCGCAGTACGCCGCGGCGGACCGCAAGAGCGCCGTGGCCGTGCTGACCCTGGCCGGTGCGGACGACGGCGAGAAGCTCGCGGCCTACCGGGAGATCGACGACAAGCTGACGGTGCCGGACGCCACCGTTCAGCTCGCCGGCGGGATACCGCTGGCCGACGCCTCCGGCACCCGCTCGACCCGGGACCTCGCGTTCGCCGAGGCGATCTCGCTGCCCGTGGTGCTGATCCTGCTGCTGTTCATCTTCGGCTCGCTCGTCGCCGCCTCCCTGCCGGTGCTGGTCGGCGGCTGCGCGGTCCTCGGCTCGCTGGGCGTGCTGCACGCCATCGCGTCCGGCCACGACGTCAACCCGTTCGCGGTCAACGTGGCGAGCCTGCTCGGGCTCGGCATGGCGATCGACTACGGGCTGTTCATGGTGGGACGGTTCCGGGAGGAGCAGAGCTCCGGGCGTACGCCCGCGCAGGCGGTCACCCGTACGGTCGCGACCGCCGGGCGTACCGTCCTGTTCTCCGCGTGCCTGCTGATGATCGCGCTGTCCGGGCTGCTGTTCTTCCCGCAGGGGTTCCTGAAGTCCCTGGCCTACGGCGGCCTTGCCGCCGTGGCTCTCGCGGCTCTGCTGTCGCTCACCCTGCTGCCCGCGCTCCTGGCCGTCCTCGGTCACCGCGTCGACAAGCTTCCGGTACGGCTGCCGCGCCGCCGCGGAGGTCGTCCGGAGGGCACGGGCTGGGCCGCCCTCGCCGGGTTCGTCCTGCGCCGCCCGGTGCTGGTGGCGCTGCCGATCCTGGCCGGCCTGGCCGTGCTCGCGGCGCCGATCCACGGCGTGCAGTTCGGCGAGAACGACGAGCGGGTCCTGCCCGCCGCCGATCCCGCCCGCCGCGCGATCGAGACGCTCAAGACCGACTTCCCCGTCCTGAGCAGCGCGGGGATCCAGATCGTGCTGCACGGCACGGGCGAGGCGCCGAAGGACGCCCCCGCTTTCGCGGACAAGGTCGCCAAGATCCCCGGCGTAGCGGCGGTCACGCCCACCGGCGCGGGCGGCAAGGCCGTCACCTACACCGCGACCCTCACCGCCACGGATCCGTTCGGACCGCAGGCCCGTACGGCCGTCGAACGCATCCGCGACCTGCCCCCGCCCGCCGGCGCCCGCGTGCTGGTCGGCGGCACCACGGCCCGCAGCGTCGACAGCCTCTCCGCGACCGCCGACCGCCTGCCGCAGATGATCGGCCTACTCGTCGGCGCGACGCTGCTGCTGATGTTCCTGGCGTTCGGCTCCATCCTGCTGCCGGTCAAGGCGGTGCTGATGAGCGCGGTCAGCCTGGGCTCGACCTTCGGCATCCTCGTCTGGATCTTCCAGGACGGCCACGGCGCGGACCTGCTCCGGATCACGCCGGCGCCGCTCGAGGTGGGCATCGTGATCCTGATGGCGGCGGTCGTCTTCGGCCTCTCCACGGACTACGAGGTCTTCCTGCTGTCCCGCATGGTCGAGGCCCGCACCCGTGGCGCGTCGACGGCCGAGGCGGTGACGACGGGCCTGGCCCGCACCGGCCGGGTGATCAGCGCGGCGGCGGTCCTGCTCATCGTGGTGACCGGCGCCTTCGCCCTGTCCTCGGTGACGACCATGCGCTTCATCGGCATCGGCATGATCGTCGCCCTGTTCCTGGACGCGACGGTGGTCCGCATGCTGCTGGTACCGGCGGTGCTGCGCCTGCTGGGCGACGCGGCCTGGTGGGCACCGGGTCCGCTGCGGCGGCTACAGGAACGCGCGGGCCTGGCGGAGTACGAAGACGAGCTGTACCCGACGGTGTCGGCGGGCCGCCACGCGGCCCGGGCGCTCCCGCCCGCCTCGCCTTCGCACGCGGAGGATCTCCCTTCGCCGGCGGTGCTCGGTAGCGCAATGCCCGAGGTGGCGGCGATGGTCACGCCGCGACTGCCATCGTTGTCACCGTCACCGTCATCACCGTCATCACCGTCACCGTCACCGTCACCGGCGGCGCCGGCTCTCGGCGGCGGATGGGTGTTCGGTGCGGTCGTGCCCGGCCTGCCCACGGCCGGGTCCGCGCCGGTGCCGATGCCGGAGCGGGTCACGCTGGAGGAGCAGGTACCCGGCCTTCCCTCCCCCGCCACCGCGCCGTCCCCGGCCGCCGCGCCCTCCCCCGCCACCACGCCGTCCCCGGCCGCCGCACCCTTCCCTGCCGCCGCGTGGTTCCCGGCTGCCGCGTCGTTCCCGGCCGCCGCGCCTCTCCCCGCCGCGCGGCCCGAGAACTTCGCGGCCGTCCCTCTTCCCAGGCGCCCCGTGCCGCCCGGTGACCTGCCCAGGCGGCCCGTGCCGCCCGTCGCGCCGCCTGCGGCGCCGGTGTCGCCTCCGGCGGTACCGGTGTCGCGACCTGCGGTACCGGTGTCGTCTCCTGCGGCGCCGGTGTCGCCGCCTGCCGGTCCCGCCTTCTTCGGGCCGGTGCGGGCCACGGCGCCGGTGCCGCGGACCCCGCCGGACCGACCGCTTGTCTCGCCGGCTCCGGCCGCCGCACCACCACCGGCGCCCCCAGCGACCCGACCGGCAGACGCGGAGTTCGCGCCGGACCCTCTGGTGCGCGGCCGACGGCCGCGGGACCTGTCCGAGCTCGCACCCGTGGCCGACCTGCCCAGCCGTCGCGGGCCCGCCTCCTGA